The bacterium genome segment CCTCATAGTCGATCAGAGAACGATCAGCGCCTGGTTCAAAGCCGAAAAAAGAATGGGGAGTGGGGAGTTCACTCTGAGAGTCTGCGGCGAAAACCGGCAAAGCTTCGAGAACGATCAAGACAAACCAGAGCTGGATAATTTTTCTCATAAATACCTCCACGGCGGAAGTGATGCGTGTTCCGGGTTAAAGTAGAAAAAGAAAGACATCCGCACAAGTAAAATTGTTCTTCACTTCGACTCGTGGCTATCAGGCCACCGCCGGAAACGTCGGCGGTGAAAAAGTTCTAAACCCGTCTGTATGTATCACGATGCTCCTCCGACGATGAGCCTTTGGATCACACCGCCAGACGCTGCAGGTCGCCGGCCGCATCAATGCCCGCATGACGGCCCATTTGCTCTAAAAGGATTCTCCCCTCCCTGATCGTCTGCAAACGCAGTCGAACTTTCCCACCCAGGGTTTCGGCAATGCGGTTCGTCATGCCTGTGGCGGCCGGCGCCTGTAACGATCCTGTAAGTGCGCGAAAAGCCTGAACGGTCAAGCGATAATCGGAACTGCAGATGACAAAATTAATCTCACGGTCGCCCACAACCAGTTTTTCAATAACCGCGCCGGTGTAGGTGGCAAAGGTATACAGTTTCTGCTCATGATGCACACCGATCAGAAAACCCGTGAAGGAACGTCGCAACCAGGGGATGACCGCTATGGACGCGGTAAAACTGGTGCCGGGTTTTTCGAAATGATTACTCTGCAGCCAGATATAAGCCGAGGGAAAAGAACGGCCCCAGTCCTTTTCCATATAGCCGCGTCCGCCGGTCAAGTCGACTCTTTCGCCCTGAATGGTCAAACTGCCGTGAATGGTGTGATCGAGGCTGAGGCTGCCATGATAGCACTGCATGAACGGCGCCCAGGCATACCACCCCATGACGCCGGGGGCACGCCAGGTCTTCGGCCAACTCACCGGTTCGCTGAACGAGAGCAGACCTGTGATCCGCCAATCCTGCGCCTTGAGATCGAGCTCGACTCCTTGACTGGTAAAGCGATTGGGGCCGATCGTCAGATCAAAGCACTTTTCCTCAGCGTGAACTTGGGCCAGGGGATAGGGCGAATAGAGCGTCCTGCCGCTTTCTCCGTGCAGAACTTGAACAAAGGCGTGACTCTGCGCTGCATCCCGGCAGAGTGAAATGCCGGGAATCACGGCTAGTCGATGTCGTTCAAAGGCATCGACCAGTTTCAAAAACCATCCTTCAAAAAAGGGAGGCTTTCGGCCGCTTCCGTGGTATCCCTCAGGATGAAAAATTAAGCGCCAATGATTGAACATATCCGTCCGGGACTACCGATCATCGCATAACCAGAATGGCTGCCAGGCCGAGAATCAATAAACTCGACATCAGCAGATGGATCTGCACGTTCCATCCAGCCGCCTGTTTGAGGGCGTTTGGCTGATCATGGAACCGGTGCACTTGCTGCCAGGTGCGCGGCAACAGCAGCACATAGGGAATCAGAGCGGCCAGAACCGGCCAGCCCTGTGGCAGAACAGCGAGGCCCAGAGCCAGGAGGTTCCCTGCCAGAAGCGAGTGGATCAGCAGAAATCCCCACCGGCCCCTGCGGCTGCCGATGCGCGCCACCATGCCGCGTTTGCCCGCCCCAGCATCAGCAGGCAAATCAATCATCTGTCCCATCCAGAGAATGGAAACAGTGCTCAGCCCGGTGATCGGCATGGCCGCCACCACATAAGGATGAAAAAGCACATTTTGACTTGCAGCGGCGACCAGGACAGCCATCGGTCCAAAGGCGAGCCATACCGCCACCTCGCCGAGACCTCGGTAGGCGAGTTTGATGGGAGCCGCGGTGTAATACTTGCTGAAAAAAGCGGATAAAACGCCGAGCCCGATCAACCAGGGTCGAACGGCCGGATTGACCAACACCAACAACAGCAGGCAGGCAGAGGCGGCGAAGATCAGGCTCCACCGGGCAACCCAGTACATGGATGGAAGCAGATCAGGGTATTGCAGCAGGAAACCGGTGCCGCCGCTGAAATCGTTGCGGTGCTGGTTTATCCGGTCTGTGCCCTGCAGAGTGTCAAAGATGTCGTTGTATACGTTGGTGGCGGCGTGCATACCCAAGCCCATCATCGTGACGGCAAAAAACCGCGCTAGACTGAACCGGCCTTCGGCCATCACCGCCAGGAGCGTGCCCGCCAGCAGAGGCGCCAGAATAGAGCTGAAAAAGGGGGCGCGCATGACGGCAAAAAGTCCAGGTTTCTTGGTTATCATGATAATTTGCTCTCCTCTAGAGTCTTTCTCAACATAACAGCCGAACGGGCAGGTGCATTCCATGATAAAAAAGTTTGTCAACAAGCCAAACCAACGGTTCAGAAAACCCTGCGTCGGTACAAGCGAAGAAAAAAATATGAGCACTGTCATCCTGGCGTACGCAGCGAATTCAAAGAATAGGGACTGCCGCGGATTCAACAATTTATGCTTTTGTTCTTGATTTTTTACCGCCGTTTGGATATTTTGAAAAGACAGGGTAGGCGCCAATTATCCGTCCTCCAATGCATCAAGAACGGCCAAAATCATCCGTCACAGGACCAGAAACAGATGAAAGAAGCAATACAGACCTCTGCCGGGTTATGGCATTTTTTCCAGGACCACTGTCGATTTTTTAAAACCCGGCTTGCCTTCGATGCACCGCAGGGGAAACTGAACTTTGCGGAACTTTTTCACCGTGCAGAAAACTTGGCAGCCGCTCTATGCAAAGCGGGGTGTCGAGAGGGCGAGGTGATCGTGTTGGCCCTACCGAACTCTGTCGATTTTGTTCCTACGTTTCTCGCCCTGTGTAGATTGGCCAGTGTGGTGGTGCTGGTCTCGCCCAAATACGGCGCAAGTGAGTTGCGCATGGTCGTGAACAGCCTGCGGCCCAAGGCGATGTTGGCGCCGGCCTCTGCTGCCGCAGAGGTCAAAGAAAAACTGGGGCCCATGGCCTCTGCCGTGGAACAGATCGGCCTTTCTCCCTCACATCTTCCCATTGCTTTAATCTCCCTCGCACCCTCACCGGCTCTGTCCGGCCAGGATGGTTTCGATGCGGTGGCCAAGGGAACCTCTCTGATCAAGGTCACATCCGGATCCACGGGCGGACCAAAGGGCATTTGATTGACGGCAAAGCAACTGCTGGCAGAAGCCAGGAATGTCGTCATGACCCTGGACCTCAAGCCCGAGGACCGCATCTATGCGCCGGTTCCCATTTTTCATTCCTACGGGTTTGATCTCGGCGTTCTAGCGATGCTCTTCTCCGGCGCCCCCTTGATTCTCGAGGAGATCTTTGTACCGCGCAAAATTCTCAGCAGGCTGACCGCCCCAGAGGTCACCGTCTTTCTCGGCGTGCCCAGCATGTATCGCTTTTTGTTGGAGGCCGCTCCCCCAGGCCCACCGGACCTTTCCAGGTTACGCTATGCGTTGTCGTGTACTGCGCCGTTGAATCCGGATCTGATCGCCGCGTTTCACGATAAATTCCATGTCCCTATCTGTCAGCACTATGGCTCATCAGAGACCGGTGCTGCAACCACCCATCTCCCACAAGCGGTGCTCGATCATCCGGCCTCGGTGGGCGTGGCGATGAAAAACGTCGAACTGCTGATCGTTGACGAGCAGGGGCGGCCGCTGCCCGCAGGACAGAAGGGGGAGGTCGTCGTTCGCAGCGAGGCGGTCGCCGCCGGGTATGCCATGGGACCCCGGTCTGAGATTTCGCCCTTCAAGGACGGCACCTTCAGGATGGGGGACCTCGGCCACCTCGATAAAGACGGATTTCTATATCTCCATGGCCGCAAGGATGCGCTTATTAATGTCGGTGGACTCAAAGTGTCTCCGGATGAAGTGACCATGGTTTTGGAGAGCTGTCCGGCGGTGCGCGAAGCGGCGGTCATCGGGGTTCGCGATGCCATGGGGGAAGAGATCGTCTACGCCGCCGTTGCCCTACGCTCTGCGGCAAGCGAAAAGGAACTCCTCATGTTTTGCAGCTCACGCCTGGCTGATTATAAAGTGCCGCGGCGGGTGGACATTTTTAAAAAACTGCCCCGCGGTCCTTCGGGAAAGATCAAGATCGATCCGCCCACGCTATGAACAGATGCTCCACTAGACGCAGACGGAGCTGGATTCGAGCGGAACTCACCTCGACTGCAAGAAAAAAATACCCCTCGTGCGC includes the following:
- a CDS encoding long-chain fatty acid--CoA ligase, which codes for MTAKQLLAEARNVVMTLDLKPEDRIYAPVPIFHSYGFDLGVLAMLFSGAPLILEEIFVPRKILSRLTAPEVTVFLGVPSMYRFLLEAAPPGPPDLSRLRYALSCTAPLNPDLIAAFHDKFHVPICQHYGSSETGAATTHLPQAVLDHPASVGVAMKNVELLIVDEQGRPLPAGQKGEVVVRSEAVAAGYAMGPRSEISPFKDGTFRMGDLGHLDKDGFLYLHGRKDALINVGGLKVSPDEVTMVLESCPAVREAAVIGVRDAMGEEIVYAAVALRSAASEKELLMFCSSRLADYKVPRRVDIFKKLPRGPSGKIKIDPPTL
- a CDS encoding acyl--CoA ligase, which translates into the protein MKEAIQTSAGLWHFFQDHCRFFKTRLAFDAPQGKLNFAELFHRAENLAAALCKAGCREGEVIVLALPNSVDFVPTFLALCRLASVVVLVSPKYGASELRMVVNSLRPKAMLAPASAAAEVKEKLGPMASAVEQIGLSPSHLPIALISLAPSPALSGQDGFDAVAKGTSLIKVTSGSTGGPKGI
- a CDS encoding prenyltransferase, which gives rise to MITKKPGLFAVMRAPFFSSILAPLLAGTLLAVMAEGRFSLARFFAVTMMGLGMHAATNVYNDIFDTLQGTDRINQHRNDFSGGTGFLLQYPDLLPSMYWVARWSLIFAASACLLLLVLVNPAVRPWLIGLGVLSAFFSKYYTAAPIKLAYRGLGEVAVWLAFGPMAVLVAAASQNVLFHPYVVAAMPITGLSTVSILWMGQMIDLPADAGAGKRGMVARIGSRRGRWGFLLIHSLLAGNLLALGLAVLPQGWPVLAALIPYVLLLPRTWQQVHRFHDQPNALKQAAGWNVQIHLLMSSLLILGLAAILVMR